A region from the Bacteroidales bacterium genome encodes:
- a CDS encoding NUDIX domain-containing protein, protein MKSITVYFNNQKIILWKKTEELEIKVDSLEIDEPFLHKCNNRMSNILNTFFERKISEISFEHYDFNKLFNDFKSHFKYIEAAGGIVTNENKELLVIHRFEIPDLPKGKIEEGETPEDAAIREVKEECGINNIRITEEVQSSYHIYTCKNKRILKKTYWFKMQHLGNQMPVPQTAEDITKVEWCNILKVKEHKQHTYSSLKVYFEK, encoded by the coding sequence ATGAAATCAATAACTGTTTACTTTAACAATCAAAAAATAATTCTTTGGAAAAAAACAGAAGAATTAGAAATTAAAGTTGATTCTCTTGAAATTGACGAACCGTTTCTGCATAAATGCAACAACAGAATGAGTAACATTCTGAACACTTTTTTTGAGAGAAAAATTTCCGAAATTAGCTTTGAGCACTATGACTTCAATAAATTGTTCAATGATTTCAAATCTCACTTTAAATATATTGAAGCAGCCGGCGGAATAGTAACAAATGAAAATAAAGAACTTCTCGTAATTCATCGTTTCGAAATACCGGATTTACCTAAAGGAAAAATAGAAGAAGGCGAAACTCCTGAAGATGCAGCAATAAGGGAAGTTAAAGAAGAGTGCGGAATCAATAATATCAGAATAACAGAAGAAGTGCAATCCTCATATCATATTTATACCTGCAAAAATAAACGAATATTGAAAAAAACATATTGGTTTAAAATGCAACATCTCGGAAATCAAATGCCGGTTCCGCAAACAGCCGAAGATATTACAAAAGTCGAATGGTGTAATATTTTAAAGGTTAAAGAACATAAACAACATACTTATTCGAGCTTGAAAGTATATTTTGAAAAATAA
- a CDS encoding RNA-binding transcriptional accessory protein, with protein MNLKHIKIIAAELNLSERQVENTINLLTEGATIPFISRYRKEVTGTLDEIQISDINTLSDKLAELEKRRESILSAIEKQGKLTDDLKNKIEATYDISELEDLYLPYKQKKKTRAIKAKEKGLEPLAKIIFIQNINDVESEALKYVNDEVETVKDALQGARDIIAEEINENKKARDAVRREFNYSATVKSTVVKTKKDEAVKFRDYFEFEESLKKIPSHRLLAVYRGVNEGFLRVKIHPNEDKVLEKLDRIFLKGDTEATDQVESAIDDAYKRLLLPSIENEFSNAAKEKADKEAIKVFADNLRQLLLAAPLGEKRILAIDPAFRTGCKTVCLDEHGNLLHNETIYPHPPQKETFQAGKKLASLVNAYNIEAIAIGNGTASRETEQLVRQKVRFDRELKVFVVSEDGASVYSASKIAREEFPTYDVTVRGAVSIGRRLADPLSELVKIDPKSIGVGQYQHDVNQKELQKSLDIVVESCVNAVGVDLNTAGKHLLNYVSGLGGQLAQNIVDYRTENGAFKSRKELKKVKRLGEKAYEQCAGFLRIRDAENPLDNTAVHPEAYHIVQKMAKDNGVSISDLIQSAQYRKKVNLKNYISDTIGLPTLTDIMKELEKPGRDPRQQAKVFEFSKDVFTVDDLRVGMILPGIITNITNFGAFVDVGVKQDGLVHISHLKNAYVSNPADVVKLHQHVQVKVISIDLIRKRIGLSMKEAE; from the coding sequence ATGAATTTAAAACATATCAAAATAATTGCGGCTGAATTAAACTTATCAGAAAGGCAAGTTGAAAATACAATAAACCTTTTAACAGAAGGTGCAACAATCCCGTTTATAAGCAGATACAGAAAAGAAGTAACAGGAACCTTAGATGAGATTCAGATTTCCGATATTAATACATTATCAGATAAACTTGCTGAGCTTGAAAAAAGGCGAGAAAGTATCCTTTCTGCAATTGAAAAACAAGGAAAACTTACAGACGATTTAAAAAATAAAATTGAAGCAACATACGATATATCAGAGCTTGAGGACTTATATCTGCCTTATAAACAAAAAAAGAAAACAAGAGCAATAAAAGCAAAAGAAAAAGGTTTAGAACCTTTGGCAAAAATTATTTTCATTCAAAATATTAATGATGTTGAGTCAGAAGCCTTAAAATATGTTAATGATGAAGTTGAAACTGTTAAAGATGCCCTGCAAGGAGCGAGAGATATAATTGCAGAAGAAATAAATGAAAATAAAAAAGCAAGAGATGCAGTCAGAAGAGAATTTAATTATTCTGCAACCGTAAAATCAACCGTAGTAAAAACAAAAAAAGACGAGGCTGTAAAATTTCGAGATTATTTTGAATTCGAAGAATCTCTAAAAAAAATACCGTCACACAGATTACTTGCTGTGTATAGAGGTGTTAATGAAGGCTTTTTAAGAGTAAAGATTCATCCGAATGAAGATAAAGTTCTTGAAAAACTGGATCGAATTTTTCTGAAGGGCGATACAGAAGCAACAGATCAAGTCGAATCAGCAATTGATGATGCCTATAAAAGATTATTATTACCTTCTATTGAGAATGAATTTTCTAATGCAGCAAAAGAAAAAGCTGATAAAGAAGCAATAAAAGTTTTCGCAGATAATTTAAGGCAATTATTATTAGCCGCACCGCTTGGCGAAAAGCGAATCTTAGCAATTGACCCGGCATTCAGGACAGGATGCAAAACTGTTTGTTTAGACGAGCACGGAAATTTGTTGCACAACGAAACGATTTATCCGCATCCTCCGCAAAAAGAAACATTTCAAGCCGGAAAAAAACTTGCATCACTAGTTAATGCATATAATATTGAAGCAATTGCAATAGGAAACGGAACTGCAAGCCGTGAAACCGAACAACTTGTAAGGCAGAAAGTCAGGTTCGACAGAGAATTGAAAGTTTTTGTTGTAAGTGAAGACGGGGCATCTGTATATTCAGCATCAAAAATTGCAAGAGAAGAGTTCCCGACTTATGATGTTACCGTAAGAGGCGCTGTTTCTATCGGAAGAAGGTTAGCCGACCCTTTGTCGGAATTAGTGAAAATTGACCCTAAATCAATTGGGGTAGGGCAGTACCAACACGATGTTAATCAAAAGGAACTTCAAAAAAGTCTTGATATTGTTGTTGAAAGTTGTGTGAATGCCGTAGGTGTAGATTTGAACACGGCAGGCAAACATTTACTGAACTATGTTTCCGGACTCGGAGGACAATTAGCACAAAATATAGTAGATTACCGAACAGAAAACGGTGCATTCAAATCTCGTAAAGAACTAAAAAAAGTTAAAAGATTGGGAGAAAAAGCTTATGAACAATGTGCCGGATTTTTAAGAATAAGAGATGCTGAAAATCCGCTGGATAATACGGCAGTTCACCCCGAGGCATATCACATCGTTCAAAAAATGGCGAAAGATAATGGCGTGAGTATAAGCGACTTAATACAGTCGGCACAATACAGAAAAAAAGTTAACTTAAAAAATTATATCAGCGATACAATAGGTCTTCCGACCCTAACTGATATAATGAAAGAACTGGAAAAACCGGGAAGAGATCCCAGGCAACAAGCAAAAGTTTTTGAATTTTCAAAAGATGTATTTACTGTTGACGATTTAAGAGTAGGAATGATTTTGCCCGGAATAATTACAAATATTACAAATTTCGGTGCTTTTGTTGATGTCGGTGTAAAACAAGACGGCTTAGTACATATTTCACATTTAAAGAATGCGTATGTCAGCAATCCCGCAGATGTTGTTAAGTTACATCAACACGTTCAGGTTAAGGTAATCAGCATTGACTTAATCAGAAAAAGAATCGGATTAAGTATGAAAGAAGCAGAATAA